In Treponema sp. OMZ 798, the following proteins share a genomic window:
- a CDS encoding ZinT/AdcA family metal-binding protein has translation MSNKKIGAKIALILIAVAVAFTACKSMPEAVKSAKAEVEKLIPGKELAAWKGEWVSVDVVKNDPSLKELYKEAASKNSNYTQEGIKDAIEGRRKTPFARVKFDGTNKISFTVIDADGKQKEIVAEYKYLGKVPMPGYEGSFWETFEAVKNVRGLTMAKYMICTHPHSHDGGQVHWHVRFGETNIDTLVKKADPSYWPTYVDGSTSNEKLLENFKKSIENSAAKLPAPFAVYAKEGKWMNSSLIYDNTSAEVNAAYDKIIKEFAGKNPKGGDFTKAEIIAEMKKAYGTTELYTHIEFVTENGKNEFVMYKDGKEIYRAAYKRTAENAAKPGSLAVKTDKKDAGMFKTISLTSAGGSPAHFHFWYGMTDADFAKIKEKPTCIPANSSNEMIAKRVEGSCRKILSGLIQK, from the coding sequence ATGTCTAATAAAAAAATCGGTGCAAAAATTGCACTTATTTTGATTGCTGTTGCGGTAGCATTTACTGCATGTAAGTCCATGCCTGAAGCCGTTAAGTCGGCTAAGGCTGAAGTTGAAAAACTTATTCCCGGAAAGGAGCTTGCTGCCTGGAAAGGTGAATGGGTTTCGGTGGATGTTGTAAAAAATGATCCTTCTTTGAAAGAATTATACAAAGAAGCTGCATCAAAGAATTCAAATTATACCCAAGAGGGTATCAAAGATGCTATTGAAGGAAGAAGAAAGACGCCTTTTGCAAGGGTAAAATTTGACGGGACTAATAAGATAAGTTTTACCGTTATTGATGCAGACGGAAAACAAAAAGAGATCGTTGCCGAATATAAATATCTAGGCAAGGTTCCTATGCCCGGTTATGAAGGTTCTTTTTGGGAAACATTTGAGGCTGTAAAAAATGTACGCGGACTTACTATGGCCAAGTATATGATCTGTACTCATCCTCATAGCCATGACGGAGGACAGGTTCACTGGCATGTAAGATTCGGCGAAACGAATATTGATACCCTTGTAAAAAAAGCCGATCCTTCTTATTGGCCTACCTATGTTGACGGTTCGACAAGCAATGAAAAACTTTTGGAAAATTTTAAAAAATCGATAGAAAATAGTGCTGCAAAACTTCCTGCACCCTTTGCCGTTTATGCTAAAGAAGGAAAATGGATGAACAGCTCCTTAATTTACGATAATACAAGTGCTGAAGTTAATGCTGCTTACGACAAAATCATCAAAGAATTTGCCGGAAAAAATCCTAAGGGCGGAGACTTTACAAAGGCCGAAATCATTGCCGAAATGAAAAAAGCATACGGAACAACAGAGCTTTATACTCACATCGAATTTGTTACCGAGAATGGAAAGAACGAATTTGTAATGTATAAGGACGGAAAAGAAATTTACAGGGCAGCTTATAAGAGAACTGCCGAAAATGCCGCCAAACCCGGATCGCTTGCCGTTAAAACAGACAAAAAAGATGCAGGAATGTTTAAAACGATTTCTCTTACGAGTGCAGGAGGAAGCCCTGCGCATTTCCACTTCTGGTATGGTATGACAGATGCCGATTTTGCTAAAATTAAAGAAAAACCGACTTGCATACCTGCAAATTCATCAAACGAAATGATTGCAAAGCGCGTTGAAGGTTCTTGCCGCAAAATTTTAAGCGGACTCATACAAAAATAA
- the sufU gene encoding Fe-S cluster assembly sulfur transfer protein SufU, protein MDIDTIYQEMILEYSRKKENCRELSGEGVKIERGHNPSCGDDLTLLIREKDGIIEEASFLGRGCAISTASTNMLIELIKGKKAEEGKRKVEIFFKMMNGKEVSEEEKEELEDAQILEYFAQMPARIKCATLSWHSADVLLNEKKGTV, encoded by the coding sequence ATGGATATAGATACAATTTATCAGGAAATGATTTTGGAATATTCCCGAAAAAAAGAAAACTGCCGGGAACTTTCGGGAGAAGGCGTAAAGATAGAAAGAGGTCATAACCCCTCATGCGGTGATGACCTTACCCTCCTCATCAGGGAAAAAGACGGAATCATCGAAGAGGCTTCTTTTTTAGGAAGGGGCTGTGCAATTTCTACGGCTTCTACAAATATGCTCATCGAACTTATAAAAGGAAAAAAAGCCGAAGAAGGCAAACGCAAGGTAGAAATATTTTTTAAGATGATGAACGGGAAAGAAGTTTCTGAAGAAGAAAAGGAAGAACTGGAAGATGCTCAAATCTTGGAATACTTTGCCCAAATGCCTGCCCGCATAAAATGTGCAACTTTAAGCTGGCACTCAGCCGATGTTCTTTTAAACGAAAAAAAAGGGACAGTGTAA
- a CDS encoding SufS family cysteine desulfurase produces the protein MYKSDFPLLMQNPNIHYLDSAATAQRPLQVIEGVKEYFLHSNGNAGRGSHSLAIASSILVEETRKKTAEFIGADKIESIVFTKNSTEALNIIAYCYGLSQLKSGDEILLAVSNHHANLVPWQFVAKQTGAALKFIYLNKNGTLDMNDFKAKLSAKTKVVALSSVVNATGIINPVEEVIKLAHENGAVVVVDAAQSIAHYRQNVSALDCDFLVFSGHKIFSDFGAGVLYGKKELLDKMPPFLYGGDMINFVTEDSSEFKEAPYKYEGGTHDTSAIVSLKHAIEYIEKIGYANIEKTVKELDDYALSELKKLDFVETYGTDAPERAGIIAFNVKDVHSHDTSYILNEYGVMVRSGHHCTQPLMAHLNINSCCRASFSIFNTKEDIDVMITALKKVKSVFLKD, from the coding sequence ATGTATAAAAGCGATTTTCCTTTGCTTATGCAAAATCCTAACATTCATTATTTGGATTCGGCGGCAACGGCACAAAGGCCTTTACAAGTTATAGAAGGCGTTAAAGAATATTTTTTACACTCAAACGGAAATGCGGGGCGGGGCTCTCATTCCCTTGCAATAGCTTCTTCCATTTTGGTTGAAGAAACAAGAAAAAAAACGGCCGAATTTATCGGGGCAGATAAAATAGAAAGCATTGTATTTACAAAAAATTCTACAGAGGCTTTAAACATCATCGCCTATTGCTACGGCTTATCGCAGCTTAAAAGCGGAGATGAAATTCTATTGGCTGTATCAAACCATCACGCAAATCTTGTACCTTGGCAGTTTGTTGCAAAACAAACGGGGGCAGCCCTAAAATTTATCTACCTAAATAAAAACGGCACTTTGGACATGAATGACTTTAAAGCAAAACTTTCGGCTAAAACGAAGGTTGTTGCCCTTTCAAGCGTGGTAAATGCAACAGGAATTATAAACCCTGTAGAAGAAGTTATAAAACTCGCCCATGAAAACGGAGCCGTTGTTGTAGTCGATGCAGCCCAATCGATAGCTCACTACAGGCAGAACGTATCGGCCCTTGACTGCGATTTTTTGGTTTTTTCGGGCCATAAGATTTTTTCCGACTTCGGAGCCGGAGTGCTTTACGGGAAAAAAGAGCTATTAGACAAGATGCCGCCTTTTTTATACGGCGGAGATATGATCAATTTTGTTACGGAAGATTCAAGCGAGTTTAAGGAAGCCCCTTATAAATACGAGGGCGGCACCCATGACACTTCCGCCATAGTTTCTCTTAAACACGCAATAGAATATATAGAAAAAATCGGCTATGCCAATATAGAAAAAACCGTAAAAGAATTGGACGATTATGCTCTTTCAGAATTAAAAAAACTCGATTTTGTTGAAACCTACGGAACCGATGCTCCGGAGCGGGCAGGCATAATCGCCTTTAATGTAAAAGATGTACACTCGCACGACACTTCCTATATCTTAAACGAGTACGGAGTCATGGTAAGAAGCGGACATCATTGTACTCAGCCCCTAATGGCTCACTTAAACATAAACTCCTGCTGCCGTGCAAGTTTTTCTATTTTTAACACAAAAGAAGACATCGATGTTATGATTACGGCCTTAAAAAAAGTAAAAAGCGTTTTTTTAAAGGATTAA
- a CDS encoding addiction module antidote protein, which translates to MKVTKWDMADYIETAEDVLIYLSTALEEGEPADVINVLGAISRSKGMTQLAKQIGVSREALYTSLSEKGNPSFSTVFNILRSMGITLHARLTETA; encoded by the coding sequence ATGAAAGTTACTAAATGGGATATGGCAGATTACATAGAAACAGCCGAAGACGTACTAATTTATTTATCCACAGCCCTTGAAGAAGGCGAGCCTGCCGATGTTATAAATGTACTTGGAGCAATATCCCGTTCAAAAGGCATGACACAGCTTGCAAAACAAATAGGCGTAAGCCGTGAAGCTCTTTATACTTCTTTGTCCGAAAAGGGCAACCCCTCATTTTCAACCGTCTTTAACATACTTCGATCAATGGGCATAACGCTCCACGCACGCCTAACCGAAACGGCTTAA
- a CDS encoding helix-turn-helix transcriptional regulator, whose protein sequence is MQVHVKMPLIKIEGDIPPDLLAFVKTQYKHVTVEYDDDDEYEEVTETEWFKNIQKNMTPQKTLKLLRNRDNLTQAGLAEKLCINVQNVSGMERGVRPISIAMAKKLGAVFNTSYKKFL, encoded by the coding sequence ATGCAGGTTCACGTGAAAATGCCCCTTATTAAAATTGAAGGCGACATTCCGCCCGATTTATTGGCATTCGTAAAAACACAATACAAACATGTTACCGTCGAATATGATGACGATGACGAATACGAAGAGGTAACTGAAACCGAATGGTTTAAGAACATTCAAAAAAATATGACACCTCAAAAAACATTAAAACTTTTAAGAAACCGTGACAATCTTACACAGGCTGGACTTGCAGAAAAACTTTGTATCAATGTACAAAATGTTTCCGGAATGGAGCGGGGAGTCCGCCCTATAAGTATAGCTATGGCAAAAAAACTGGGCGCCGTATTTAACACAAGCTACAAAAAATTTTTATAG
- a CDS encoding formylglycine-generating enzyme family protein, with product MKQTNFKFKTKVLNRAVSFTALLLAAGLFIGLLTGCPTGQGKSGGSQSSEVIPNTPGKAYTVEGVTFVMKSIKAVSGAGNQLGAEYIYNNGLHDIQLSAYNIGETEVTQELWNKVMDKNPSVFKSNPASGEVQQRRPVENINWYHAIAFCNKLSLKLNLEPCYTVKVGGSPVDFDTLTFDQIPTTDNADWNKAELDMSKNGFRLPTEAEWEWAAKGGKKYIWPNTNQKDRLIEYAWYSNLDGGDSDLKTHEVKKKKPNYYGLYDIAGNVMEWCWDWQENINAGAVLPQDYSGPESMFKDKKLNKEVIFMVNNKLRDGIFLIIREFKNNIGNNNFIPMTSFDSKISKYLGQYSREEIGSELEKMQQEGLIFFRKDSGLAHGGISLTTEGRDIIF from the coding sequence ATGAAACAGACTAATTTCAAATTTAAGACTAAGGTCTTAAATCGGGCAGTAAGTTTTACTGCATTGTTGTTGGCTGCAGGACTTTTTATCGGCTTATTAACCGGTTGTCCTACAGGTCAGGGAAAATCAGGCGGAAGTCAATCTTCCGAAGTAATTCCTAATACTCCCGGAAAGGCTTACACTGTGGAAGGTGTAACTTTTGTGATGAAGTCTATAAAGGCTGTAAGCGGTGCCGGGAATCAGCTGGGAGCAGAGTATATCTATAATAATGGATTACATGATATACAGCTTTCAGCCTACAACATAGGAGAAACTGAGGTAACGCAGGAGCTATGGAACAAAGTTATGGATAAAAATCCCAGTGTTTTTAAATCTAATCCTGCATCCGGAGAGGTACAACAAAGGCGTCCTGTAGAAAACATCAACTGGTACCATGCAATAGCCTTTTGTAATAAGCTCAGCCTAAAGCTTAATCTTGAACCTTGCTATACGGTAAAAGTTGGAGGAAGTCCTGTTGATTTTGATACTCTTACCTTTGATCAAATTCCCACAACCGATAATGCTGATTGGAATAAGGCTGAACTAGATATGAGTAAGAACGGCTTTAGGCTTCCGACGGAGGCAGAATGGGAGTGGGCTGCTAAGGGAGGAAAAAAATATATATGGCCTAATACAAATCAAAAGGATAGGTTAATAGAATATGCTTGGTATTCAAATCTTGACGGTGGAGATTCGGATCTAAAGACCCATGAAGTTAAAAAGAAAAAGCCTAATTATTATGGCCTTTACGACATCGCAGGAAATGTAATGGAGTGGTGCTGGGATTGGCAGGAAAATATTAACGCCGGAGCTGTATTACCACAAGACTATTCCGGCCCTGAGAGTATGTTCAAAGATAAAAAATTAAATAAAGAGGTAATATTTATGGTAAATAATAAGCTAAGAGACGGAATATTTTTAATAATACGTGAGTTTAAAAATAATATAGGAAATAATAATTTTATCCCTATGACCAGTTTTGACTCAAAAATAAGTAAATATTTGGGGCAATATTCAAGAGAAGAAATTGGCTCTGAACTTGAAAAAATGCAGCAGGAAGGGCTTATCTTTTTTCGGAAAGATTCAGGTCTTGCTCATGGCGGTATCAGTCTTACTACTGAAGGAAGAGATATAATTTTTTAA
- the nadS gene encoding NadS family protein, with the protein MFKRKKMSDEMFTELLQSVKEAVLIEKGEIPPSRVFEIEPLDIAKIRDKTNKTQEEFAAMLNISIGTLRNWEQGRRKPDGAALSLLKIVSANPQYVESVLKGG; encoded by the coding sequence ATGTTTAAAAGAAAAAAAATGAGTGATGAGATGTTTACTGAATTACTCCAAAGTGTAAAAGAAGCTGTTTTAATTGAAAAAGGAGAAATCCCCCCTTCAAGGGTTTTTGAAATAGAGCCTTTAGATATTGCTAAAATACGTGATAAGACAAATAAAACGCAAGAAGAATTTGCCGCTATGCTTAATATCAGTATAGGAACCCTACGAAACTGGGAACAAGGACGGCGTAAACCTGACGGAGCGGCCTTATCTCTCCTTAAAATTGTTTCGGCTAATCCGCAATATGTAGAAAGTGTGCTGAAAGGCGGTTAA
- a CDS encoding type II toxin-antitoxin system RelE/ParE family toxin, with protein sequence MKIIETPVFTKQINKLLDEDTYKQFKEYLVCNPLKGKLIKGGAGIRKIRWGKKNTGKSGGVRIIYFIKTETKIYLLFAYSKSDAENITKKQINMLASFIKDL encoded by the coding sequence ATGAAGATTATAGAAACGCCTGTTTTTACAAAACAAATAAATAAATTACTGGATGAAGATACATATAAACAATTTAAAGAATATCTAGTATGCAATCCATTAAAAGGTAAATTGATTAAAGGAGGCGCAGGAATACGAAAAATAAGATGGGGTAAAAAGAATACGGGAAAAAGTGGTGGTGTTAGGATTATCTATTTTATAAAAACAGAAACAAAGATATATTTGCTATTTGCTTATTCAAAAAGCGATGCGGAGAATATTACAAAAAAACAAATAAATATGCTGGCAAGTTTTATTAAAGATTTATAG
- a CDS encoding peptide ABC transporter substrate-binding protein codes for MLHPHTAFDAGEAQILTALYEGLFVYDPYTLQPVPGLAEKYTVSGGRTWRFTIRKEAKFENGKPITAQTFADSWLNLLNPAGNHPYASLLDCIDGAADYRNGKLKNKNQVGIKAESEHVLLVYTNTEIEHLPNILCHHAFSAVEHSQLTAALKFSNIEKIEKLKDSFKPTSSGAYKIKKFSEKELILVKNENYWDKEKVEIPQINIFLDLSKEAAIEKFNKGEMDWLSRSDVISKIGDQRSVNIDPLFSTKYFFFKASSTNVKNSELRKALLLAIPYEELRKGYPIKAETLIFPLAGYPKIKGVSEYNLQKAQEIINKLNLKEEQKKLVIKIPEDTYYQELAEILSSAWSKIGIKTEVKSLPFTSYYGSLKLNDYDLGTITWIGDFADPTAFLEMFRPASNLNDSDWKNAEFERIILKSHSEKNFKKRYEMLSKAEELLLGESVIIPISYGLSVNIIDIYSIGGWYSNAIDIHPFKFIKFIEPRPVPGLVKLNK; via the coding sequence ATGCTTCACCCCCATACAGCCTTTGATGCAGGAGAAGCCCAAATCTTAACAGCCCTTTATGAAGGGCTGTTTGTATACGACCCTTACACATTGCAGCCTGTGCCGGGCCTGGCAGAAAAATACACTGTTTCAGGCGGAAGAACATGGCGTTTTACAATCAGAAAAGAAGCCAAATTCGAAAACGGCAAGCCCATAACGGCCCAAACCTTTGCCGACTCATGGCTGAATCTTTTAAACCCGGCCGGGAATCACCCTTATGCTTCTCTTTTAGACTGCATAGACGGAGCCGCAGACTACCGTAACGGAAAGTTAAAGAATAAAAATCAGGTCGGAATCAAAGCCGAAAGCGAGCATGTTCTTTTGGTTTACACAAATACCGAAATTGAGCACCTCCCCAATATTCTATGTCATCACGCCTTTTCGGCCGTTGAGCACTCTCAACTTACGGCGGCCTTAAAATTTTCTAACATAGAAAAAATAGAAAAATTAAAAGACAGCTTTAAACCTACATCAAGCGGAGCTTACAAAATAAAGAAATTTTCGGAAAAAGAGCTGATTTTGGTAAAAAACGAAAACTATTGGGATAAAGAAAAGGTCGAAATTCCTCAAATCAATATCTTCCTTGACTTAAGTAAAGAAGCTGCTATCGAAAAATTTAATAAGGGAGAAATGGACTGGCTTTCGAGAAGCGATGTGATTTCGAAAATAGGAGATCAACGCAGTGTCAACATAGATCCTCTTTTTTCTACGAAGTATTTTTTCTTTAAGGCATCATCCACAAATGTGAAAAATTCCGAATTACGAAAGGCCCTTCTTTTAGCTATTCCATATGAGGAATTGCGCAAGGGCTATCCGATAAAAGCTGAAACCCTTATTTTTCCCCTTGCAGGCTATCCCAAAATCAAGGGTGTGAGCGAGTACAATCTTCAAAAAGCCCAAGAAATTATAAATAAGCTTAACTTAAAAGAAGAACAAAAAAAACTCGTTATAAAAATCCCTGAAGACACCTACTATCAAGAGCTTGCCGAAATTTTATCGTCTGCATGGTCAAAAATCGGCATAAAGACCGAGGTTAAAAGCCTACCTTTCACCAGCTATTACGGCAGTTTGAAATTAAACGATTACGATTTGGGAACAATCACATGGATAGGAGACTTTGCTGATCCTACAGCCTTTTTGGAAATGTTTCGCCCTGCTTCAAACCTAAACGATTCCGACTGGAAAAATGCGGAATTTGAACGCATAATACTTAAATCCCATTCCGAAAAAAACTTTAAAAAAAGGTATGAGATGTTAAGCAAGGCAGAGGAACTTTTGTTAGGCGAGAGCGTCATTATTCCGATATCCTATGGTCTGAGCGTAAACATTATAGACATTTACTCCATAGGCGGCTGGTATTCAAACGCAATAGATATACATCCCTTTAAGTTTATAAAATTTATCGAGCCCCGGCCCGTTCCCGGTCTTGTAAAATTAAATAAATAA